The nucleotide sequence CCGGTACCGCACGCCCTTCCAGTAGAAGAGGTCGGCCAGCACGCCGCCGGCGACGAGCACCACCCCGCCCGCGACGACCCAGGCGAGCGCGACCCAGAACCGCGCTCCGCCGCCCACGATCGCGGCCGTGGTCGGGATCGCGGCACCGACGGCCGCGCCGGTCATCATCACCGCGGTGACGGCGAGAGTCCGTTTGTCGAGTGTGTTCCAGCCTTCGAACTCGCCCGAGGTCATGTCGCGTCCCCCGGCGTCGCCTGCGTCGTTTCGGTGAGCTGCTCCGCCAGGCTCGCGGCCAGCTCGTGGTCGAGCCCGCGGATCTTGACCGCGCCCCGCGCCGACGCGGTGGTGACCGTGACGGTCGCGAGCTTGAACACCTGCTGCAGCGGACCGCGCAGGGTGTCCACGGTCTGGATCCGCGACATCGGCGCGACGCGCCACTCCTGCCAGAAGAACCCGGAGCGGGCGTACACCGCCGTCTCCGTGACCTCCCAGCGATGCACCTTGAACCACCACAGCGGCATCGCGATCACCCAGACCAGGCCCAGCACCGCGATCACCGCCGCCGGTGCCAGCAGCCAGAACCGCGCGGGCGCGATGAGCAGCCCGAGCACCACCAGTACCAGCACCGGAGCGCCCCAGAAAAGCGTTCCCTGCAGCCGCCACCAGCCCACGACCCGCTGGTCCAGCGCGTTCCGCGGCGGCCTCAGCCGCACCTTCCCCCGTTCGGCTTCCACCGAAATCACCCCCGACGAATGTTTACAATGCGATCGCATCGCAATAGCGTCGGACAGTAGTGGCAATGCGATCGCATGGCAAACAGCGGAACGGATGGTGAGGGTGCCGAAGCAGGTGGATCACGCGGCGCGACGCGCGGAGATCGCCGAGGCGCTGACGAGGCTGACGGCCACGCGGGGCCTCGAAGGAGTCAGCCTCCGGCACGTCGCCGCCGAAGCGGGCATGTCGATGGGCTTGGTGCAGCACTACTTCAAGACCAAGGACGAGATGCTGCTGTTCGCCGTCGAACGCCGCTCGCAGGTCTACGAAGAGCGCATCAAGGCCCAGCTGAAGGCCGGCGAACTGCCGTCGACACCGAAGGCCATCATCCGCGCGATCATGATCGAGATCCTGCCGCTCGACAAACGCCGCCGCGGCGACTGGCTGATGGGGGTTGCGTTCTTCATCCGCGCGATCTCCGACCCGTCGTTCGCGGCCGCGTTCACCGACGGTG is from Amycolatopsis lurida and encodes:
- a CDS encoding PH domain-containing protein; its protein translation is MRSHCKHSSGVISVEAERGKVRLRPPRNALDQRVVGWWRLQGTLFWGAPVLVLVVLGLLIAPARFWLLAPAAVIAVLGLVWVIAMPLWWFKVHRWEVTETAVYARSGFFWQEWRVAPMSRIQTVDTLRGPLQQVFKLATVTVTTASARGAVKIRGLDHELAASLAEQLTETTQATPGDAT
- a CDS encoding TetR/AcrR family transcriptional regulator; amino-acid sequence: MVRVPKQVDHAARRAEIAEALTRLTATRGLEGVSLRHVAAEAGMSMGLVQHYFKTKDEMLLFAVERRSQVYEERIKAQLKAGELPSTPKAIIRAIMIEILPLDKRRRGDWLMGVAFFIRAISDPSFAAAFTDGVPQLFELFALLIRQGQEAGDVDKSADPMHESAILWALADSQGTNIVMKHRTPDEALSTVDYQLDRLFGQAVS